One window of Salegentibacter sp. Hel_I_6 genomic DNA carries:
- a CDS encoding carboxypeptidase-like regulatory domain-containing protein: protein MDHFRQIFLFLISIFIISVGYSQKEISGQVLDDQDEKLSGATVMVSKDSVSPILAYGISDSNGKFKIAVKNESDSLFLKVSYIGFGTFKKTIQNKAQRLDVKLSPSSESLKEVLVKSEILRQRSDTLSFSVAAFKGKNDRVIADVLKKLPGIDIRPNGQIFYRDEPIQKYYIEGLDLLEGRYNLANDNLSVEAVSKVEILENHQPVKVLDSLEFSERASINIKLKKDVTYSGTATAGIGAAPLLWQTKVTPMIFTKKQQAIVTYQSNNTGSDVSREIRDFSINFSGNQFTIDKTDWLSIQNISEPPFSQERWLDNNVHLGSANILQRIKENIDLKLNISYLNDYQQQDGSTQTRYFTPTDTIDVIENTNNDIYVSTLQGKLTLENNADKNYLKNQLEFNGFWNAARGVLDRPDTKIKQQLDNPFFGIKNDLSLLRTVGKQLFTFNSNTGFTENNQDLMVQPGQFEAIFNDGDPYNEIQQLVSAIKIYTDNSAGFTKALGKFTISPKFGFSFQHQQLDSDVFLNEIDEVLDVNFKNRTEFVQSSVYFKNAFRFESKDETWNLRLSTPLEFKSFHLEDDNFKDSRNLDRLVFEPNFYVRKKISAFWEANASAGLSYNFGEIQQLYYGFLLNGYRNLNRYNAPISEEQTQNYSGGLRYRNPLNQLFLNASYSYNYSENNLLYSSNIGENGTTILEAVARNNSFDNHSFKAGGSKYFRKLKTTLKLNASYNLSNRQQFLNNTLAEVNTQNLNLRGSLEADIWSWLIANYSGNFSTYTSGFEGNNFQKIETHQHIMDLYFYPKDNQYLSLSGEYYGNSLSENGDNYFVNLGYQFTFKKPKMDLNLSWRNILNTETFINAYNNQYYYVQSSYQLRPSQVLATLKFSL from the coding sequence TTGGATCATTTTAGACAGATTTTCCTATTCCTCATATCGATATTTATCATTTCTGTAGGTTATTCTCAAAAAGAAATCTCGGGACAGGTTCTTGACGATCAGGATGAAAAACTGAGTGGGGCAACGGTGATGGTTAGTAAAGATTCTGTTTCTCCGATATTAGCTTATGGTATTTCAGATTCGAATGGAAAATTTAAAATAGCTGTCAAAAATGAGAGTGATTCCCTGTTTTTAAAAGTTTCCTACATAGGTTTTGGTACGTTTAAAAAAACGATTCAGAATAAAGCACAGAGACTGGACGTTAAGCTTTCGCCTTCTTCAGAATCTTTAAAAGAGGTGCTCGTAAAATCTGAAATTTTGCGGCAACGTAGCGATACGCTTAGTTTTTCGGTAGCAGCCTTTAAAGGTAAAAACGACCGTGTGATTGCCGATGTTCTAAAAAAATTACCGGGTATCGATATTCGACCAAACGGACAGATTTTTTATAGAGATGAGCCTATCCAGAAATATTATATCGAAGGTTTAGATCTGTTAGAAGGGCGTTATAATCTTGCGAATGATAACCTTTCTGTCGAGGCGGTTTCTAAAGTCGAGATCCTGGAAAATCATCAGCCAGTAAAAGTTTTGGATAGTTTGGAGTTTTCAGAGCGCGCTTCAATAAATATCAAGCTTAAAAAAGATGTTACGTATAGCGGAACGGCCACCGCCGGGATTGGTGCAGCGCCTCTGCTGTGGCAAACAAAGGTAACGCCCATGATTTTTACTAAAAAACAACAGGCGATCGTTACTTATCAAAGTAATAATACCGGTAGTGATGTTTCCCGGGAGATTCGTGATTTTTCGATCAATTTTTCGGGCAATCAGTTTACGATCGATAAAACCGATTGGCTTTCGATTCAGAACATATCAGAGCCCCCTTTTTCTCAGGAGCGTTGGTTGGATAATAATGTGCATTTGGGTTCTGCAAATATTTTACAGCGTATCAAAGAGAATATAGATCTAAAACTGAATATCTCTTATCTTAATGATTACCAGCAACAGGATGGGAGTACGCAAACCCGCTATTTTACCCCTACAGATACGATAGATGTGATCGAGAATACCAACAACGATATTTATGTGAGTACACTTCAGGGGAAACTAACCCTGGAAAATAATGCCGATAAAAATTACCTGAAAAATCAATTGGAATTTAACGGATTTTGGAATGCTGCACGAGGTGTTCTAGATCGTCCCGATACAAAAATAAAGCAGCAGCTGGATAATCCTTTCTTCGGAATTAAAAACGATCTAAGTTTGCTTAGGACCGTGGGTAAACAATTATTCACTTTTAATTCGAATACAGGATTTACGGAAAATAATCAGGATCTCATGGTTCAGCCGGGACAATTTGAAGCTATTTTCAATGATGGAGATCCTTATAATGAAATTCAGCAATTGGTATCAGCCATAAAAATTTATACCGATAATTCTGCCGGATTCACAAAAGCACTGGGAAAATTCACTATCTCCCCAAAATTTGGCTTTTCATTTCAACATCAGCAGTTAGATAGCGATGTTTTTCTTAATGAGATCGATGAAGTTTTGGATGTGAATTTTAAAAACCGAACCGAATTTGTACAATCTTCGGTGTATTTTAAAAACGCTTTCAGGTTTGAAAGTAAGGATGAAACCTGGAATTTGCGTTTAAGTACACCGCTTGAATTTAAAAGCTTTCACCTTGAAGATGATAATTTTAAGGATAGCAGAAATCTGGATCGTTTGGTTTTTGAACCTAATTTTTATGTAAGAAAGAAAATTTCAGCATTTTGGGAAGCAAATGCTTCAGCAGGATTGAGTTATAATTTTGGTGAAATTCAGCAATTATATTACGGATTTTTACTGAATGGCTACCGGAATTTAAATCGTTACAATGCACCAATTTCCGAAGAACAAACACAAAATTATAGCGGAGGCCTACGCTATCGAAATCCGTTAAATCAATTATTTTTAAATGCGTCTTACTCGTATAATTATTCTGAAAATAACCTATTGTACAGTTCTAATATTGGTGAAAATGGAACAACAATTTTAGAAGCTGTAGCTCGTAATAATAGTTTTGATAATCATAGTTTCAAAGCCGGCGGAAGTAAGTACTTTAGGAAACTAAAAACAACACTTAAACTAAATGCTTCATATAATTTATCAAATCGGCAACAGTTTTTAAATAATACGCTGGCTGAGGTGAATACACAAAATTTGAATCTACGAGGAAGTTTGGAAGCCGATATTTGGAGTTGGCTAATTGCGAATTATTCAGGTAATTTCTCTACTTATACTTCGGGTTTTGAAGGGAACAATTTTCAAAAAATAGAAACCCATCAGCATATTATGGATCTTTATTTTTATCCTAAGGATAATCAATATTTGAGTTTGAGTGGAGAATATTATGGGAATTCACTTTCTGAAAATGGGGATAATTATTTTGTAAACCTGGGCTATCAGTTTACTTTTAAAAAGCCCAAAATGGACTTGAATTTAAGCTGGCGAAATATTTTGAATACGGAGACTTTTATAAATGCATATAACAATCAATATTATTATGTGCAGAGCAGCTATCAATTGAGGCCTTCGCAGGTTTTAGCAACGTTAAAATTTAGTCTCTAA